A single window of uncultured Sunxiuqinia sp. DNA harbors:
- a CDS encoding LamG-like jellyroll fold domain-containing protein produces MKTIKYILVGALAIVFGCNGGIDPITPVEPGADETAPVVTIDFPVAGTKIELPEEVSSVNIQFEVSDDIEVGTIEVMYDDTEIGSFNSFIDYRRTIKLLVYDNVTYGNHTVTVTATDLDGKSTTASVDFEKAPPYIPKYDGEIFYLPFDGEYMDMISFKTANVVGTPGFANESVVGPKSYQGATDSYLTFPTEGLQNQEFSAIFWMKVNAVPDRAGILVMGPVDEENPDAMNNRTGGFRFFRENAGGKQRFKLNVGTGDGETWIDGGSAADVDPTIDEWVHFAFTISPTKAVVYIDGQVVKEGDFAGIDWTGCDLLSIMSGVPRFEGWDHTSDLSLMDELRIFNKTLTQEEIQNIITEESGKDFTYTPKYDGEILYMPFEDSYLEYVSQADATTVGTPGFEAGKVGQAYKGSADSYLTFPTDGLLGTKFSASFWLKINATPDRAGILIAGPEDTDNPEYPDMQNDRTSGFRFFRENAGGNQRFKLNAGNGTTDVWFDGGETANVDPTTGNWVHFAFTISDTESVVYIDGEVVAQGDFSGVDWTGCDILSIMSGVPRFSEWGHLSDESLMDELRLFNKALTQEEVQTIMGDDN; encoded by the coding sequence ATGAAAACAATAAAGTATATATTAGTTGGAGCCCTTGCTATTGTGTTTGGATGCAATGGCGGTATTGACCCGATTACTCCTGTAGAACCGGGTGCCGACGAAACAGCTCCCGTGGTGACAATCGATTTTCCGGTTGCAGGAACGAAAATAGAATTACCAGAAGAAGTATCTTCCGTAAATATCCAGTTTGAAGTTTCGGATGATATTGAAGTAGGAACAATTGAGGTTATGTATGATGATACTGAAATTGGCAGTTTTAACAGTTTTATCGACTACCGTAGAACAATTAAATTACTTGTGTATGATAACGTGACTTATGGTAACCATACTGTTACTGTTACTGCTACCGATTTAGATGGAAAATCAACGACAGCATCTGTTGATTTTGAAAAAGCACCCCCTTACATTCCTAAATACGATGGTGAGATATTTTATTTACCATTCGACGGTGAGTATATGGATATGATTAGCTTCAAGACAGCCAACGTTGTAGGAACTCCGGGTTTTGCCAATGAAAGTGTTGTAGGCCCAAAATCTTACCAGGGAGCAACGGATTCATATCTTACTTTCCCAACTGAGGGATTACAAAATCAGGAATTTTCAGCCATTTTCTGGATGAAGGTGAACGCGGTGCCTGACCGAGCAGGTATTTTGGTTATGGGACCTGTTGATGAAGAGAACCCGGATGCGATGAATAACCGTACTGGTGGATTTCGTTTCTTTCGCGAAAACGCTGGAGGAAAGCAACGTTTCAAACTTAATGTTGGTACCGGAGATGGTGAAACCTGGATTGATGGTGGTTCTGCAGCTGATGTGGATCCTACCATTGATGAATGGGTGCACTTTGCCTTTACTATTTCGCCCACTAAAGCAGTTGTTTATATTGATGGGCAAGTGGTTAAAGAAGGAGATTTTGCTGGCATCGACTGGACAGGATGTGATCTTCTTTCAATTATGTCGGGGGTTCCACGCTTTGAAGGTTGGGATCACACATCAGACCTTAGTTTGATGGATGAGTTGCGCATTTTTAATAAAACGCTGACGCAAGAGGAAATCCAAAACATCATCACGGAAGAATCAGGTAAAGACTTCACCTATACACCAAAATACGATGGTGAAATTCTCTACATGCCTTTCGAAGATAGCTATCTTGAGTATGTATCACAAGCTGATGCAACAACTGTAGGAACACCCGGGTTTGAAGCAGGGAAAGTTGGACAGGCTTATAAAGGTTCAGCGGATTCATACCTGACTTTCCCAACCGATGGACTGCTGGGAACTAAATTTAGTGCTTCATTCTGGTTGAAAATTAATGCGACACCGGATCGGGCAGGTATTTTGATTGCCGGGCCGGAAGATACCGACAATCCAGAATACCCTGATATGCAAAATGATCGAACGAGTGGATTCCGATTTTTCCGTGAAAATGCTGGAGGAAATCAACGCTTTAAATTAAACGCAGGAAATGGAACTACTGACGTTTGGTTTGATGGTGGTGAAACAGCGAATGTGGATCCAACAACTGGCAATTGGGTTCATTTCGCATTTACGATTTCTGATACTGAAAGCGTGGTTTATATTGATGGAGAAGTTGTAGCCCAAGGTGATTTTTCAGGAGTCGACTGGACTGGCTGCGACATTCTTTCAATTATGTCGGGTGTGCCTCGTTTCTCAGAATGGGGACATTTATCTGATGAAAGTTTGATGGATGAACTGCGTTTATTCAACAAAGCACTTACTCAGGAAGAAGTACAAACAATTATGGGTGATGATAATTAG
- a CDS encoding SusC/RagA family TonB-linked outer membrane protein translates to MKKIAFLFYFMISVTIVMAQQQIVVTGHVTDDSNLGLPGVTIIEKGTTTGTITDTEGNFSIETSSQAILTFSFIGFETQEIPIQGRSFINVQLKEAVVGVDEVVVVGYGQLKVKDLTSSISTVNSEEISKSPSGQAMQTLQGKVAGMQVVSSGAPGAAPTIRVRGIGSYVDGASKPLYVVDGAFFDDIDFLNTEDIETISILKDASASAIYGVRAANGVVLIETKSGRANQKPQITYNGYYGVQIPQNIVKLSNSEQFATLARESGSTSEAKSIDNAMQRYGRSRINPNVPDVNTDWYDLILRNAQIQNHSIGVTGGADGITYALGVSNFQQEGILKMKNDYERFNIRTKLNVEISDRLDAGVSALLSNATKYRPENGAFASAYFAVPIMPVLDESKTEAYPKPYANAQDLGYRRPQNPFPLMENTRNRDRIRNTLMTFDLNYQFIPDKLNFKTAYSHNFETVETREVRLPYFYGTGNAFRENAELVKKNETFSEQTWDNTLTYNDDFGMHHLTVMGGTSFRDLSYEQLEAKGLNFPNGPGIGDESYFLDLAQTIETENVGDDGRRQYFFSYFGRVSYNYDNRYLLYGTFRADGTSKYQDKWGYFPTLGAGWVVSEESFMENNGIFDFFKIRASWGELGNATVASSEGSITSEEVIAAFGDTRYSGIITSSDFAALSWEVTAETNIGITARLFDNQLSVESDYYIRDTKDAVIPVSRLLVAGETRQNVGEIRNSGFEIALNWNKQVSKDFNYTIGANFATLENEVLDLDGQENLTTGGDLAQRTVVGGSINAFYGLEVAGVYQTPEEIQSDPAAVAAIANGRIIEPGDFKYVDYSGDMQIDARDRVDLGSYLPSYSFGFNLGINYKAFDFSLNAIGQGGNVIANKKRFDIRQTPDPNVDRDFAINRWNGPNTSNTYPSARGIRNSWSNEFLNSFFIEKGDFIRLQNVTLGYTLPQLTNKFNSSIRLYLTAERPLTIFSYNGFTPEVANGRDDQTYPIPGVYTFGANIKF, encoded by the coding sequence ATGAAAAAAATCGCGTTTCTTTTTTATTTCATGATATCAGTTACCATTGTTATGGCGCAACAGCAAATTGTTGTGACCGGACATGTAACTGATGATTCGAATCTGGGACTTCCAGGTGTAACGATTATTGAAAAGGGTACAACAACCGGCACAATTACCGATACAGAGGGAAACTTTTCGATTGAGACTTCTTCGCAAGCTATCCTTACCTTTAGCTTTATTGGGTTTGAAACTCAGGAAATACCAATTCAAGGAAGGTCGTTTATAAATGTACAACTCAAGGAAGCTGTTGTTGGAGTTGATGAAGTGGTTGTAGTCGGATATGGTCAGTTAAAAGTCAAAGACCTGACTTCATCAATTTCGACAGTTAATTCGGAGGAAATCTCGAAATCGCCTTCCGGACAAGCTATGCAGACTTTACAAGGTAAAGTAGCCGGTATGCAAGTCGTTAGCAGTGGTGCTCCAGGTGCAGCTCCAACAATTAGGGTTCGTGGTATCGGATCTTATGTGGATGGGGCTTCTAAGCCTCTCTATGTCGTGGATGGTGCTTTCTTCGACGATATCGATTTTTTGAACACAGAAGACATCGAAACTATTTCGATACTTAAAGACGCGTCAGCATCTGCTATCTATGGAGTGAGGGCAGCAAATGGTGTGGTTCTTATTGAAACTAAATCGGGAAGAGCTAATCAGAAGCCTCAAATAACCTACAATGGTTATTATGGTGTTCAAATTCCTCAAAATATTGTGAAACTGTCAAATTCCGAACAATTTGCCACTCTCGCCAGAGAGTCTGGTTCCACGTCAGAAGCAAAATCGATAGACAACGCAATGCAGCGGTATGGCAGAAGCAGGATTAACCCGAATGTGCCGGATGTGAATACCGATTGGTACGATTTAATCTTGAGGAACGCACAAATTCAGAACCACAGTATAGGTGTTACAGGAGGAGCCGATGGGATTACCTATGCATTAGGGGTGAGTAATTTTCAACAGGAAGGAATCCTTAAAATGAAAAATGATTACGAACGTTTTAACATTAGGACAAAATTGAATGTGGAGATAAGCGATCGATTGGATGCAGGGGTTTCAGCTCTTTTAAGCAATGCTACTAAATATCGTCCAGAAAACGGTGCTTTTGCTTCAGCATATTTTGCGGTACCCATCATGCCGGTTCTTGATGAATCAAAGACTGAGGCATACCCAAAACCTTACGCAAATGCACAAGATTTAGGATACAGAAGACCGCAAAATCCCTTTCCATTAATGGAAAATACAAGGAATAGGGATAGAATTAGAAACACGTTAATGACTTTTGATTTAAACTACCAATTCATACCCGATAAATTGAATTTTAAAACAGCATACTCTCATAATTTTGAAACCGTCGAAACCAGAGAAGTAAGACTTCCTTATTTTTATGGCACCGGAAACGCTTTTAGGGAAAATGCGGAATTAGTCAAAAAAAATGAAACATTTTCGGAGCAAACTTGGGACAATACGTTAACATATAATGATGATTTTGGGATGCATCATTTAACTGTTATGGGAGGAACATCCTTTCGAGACTTGTCTTATGAACAGTTAGAAGCAAAGGGGTTAAACTTTCCTAATGGTCCCGGAATTGGAGACGAATCTTATTTTTTAGATTTAGCACAAACAATCGAAACCGAAAACGTTGGCGATGATGGAAGGAGACAGTATTTCTTCTCTTATTTTGGACGTGTTTCTTATAATTACGATAACAGGTATTTATTATACGGCACTTTTCGTGCTGATGGAACTAGTAAATACCAAGATAAATGGGGCTACTTCCCTACTCTTGGAGCTGGTTGGGTAGTTTCGGAAGAGTCCTTTATGGAAAACAATGGTATTTTTGATTTTTTTAAAATTAGAGCGAGTTGGGGGGAATTGGGTAACGCTACGGTAGCTTCAAGTGAAGGAAGCATTACTTCGGAGGAAGTGATTGCGGCCTTTGGTGACACACGATACTCGGGAATAATTACGAGTAGTGATTTTGCGGCTTTAAGTTGGGAGGTAACCGCAGAAACCAACATTGGGATTACGGCAAGATTGTTTGATAATCAATTGTCTGTCGAATCAGATTATTATATTAGAGACACCAAGGATGCAGTGATTCCTGTTTCAAGACTCTTAGTTGCAGGAGAAACCAGACAGAATGTTGGAGAGATAAGAAATTCTGGTTTTGAGATTGCATTGAATTGGAATAAGCAAGTTTCAAAAGATTTTAATTACACCATTGGAGCAAACTTTGCAACCCTAGAGAATGAAGTGTTGGATTTGGATGGACAGGAGAATTTGACGACGGGGGGAGATCTTGCGCAACGAACGGTTGTAGGTGGATCTATAAATGCTTTTTATGGACTTGAGGTCGCTGGAGTATATCAAACTCCCGAAGAGATTCAGTCAGACCCCGCTGCAGTTGCTGCCATTGCAAATGGACGGATTATAGAGCCTGGAGATTTTAAATACGTTGACTATAGTGGTGACATGCAAATAGATGCGCGAGACAGAGTAGACTTGGGCTCATATTTGCCCTCATATTCTTTTGGATTTAATTTAGGGATTAACTATAAGGCTTTTGATTTCTCGCTTAATGCAATTGGACAAGGAGGAAATGTCATTGCGAATAAAAAGCGTTTTGATATAAGGCAAACCCCCGACCCAAATGTTGATAGGGATTTTGCTATTAATCGTTGGAATGGTCCGAATACTTCAAATACATATCCATCTGCAAGAGGGATAAGAAACTCATGGAGTAATGAATTTCTTAACAGCTTTTTTATAGAGAAGGGGGATTTTATTCGATTACAAAATGTGACCCTAGGATATACGTTGCCTCAGTTAACAAATAAGTTTAATTCTAGTATCAGACTTTATCTTACCGCTGAACGGCCATTAACAATTTTCAGTTACAATGGCTTTACTCCCGAAGTTGCAAATGGCAGGGATGATCAAACATATCCTATACCGGGGGTTTATACTTTTGGTGCAAATATTAAATTTTAA
- a CDS encoding RagB/SusD family nutrient uptake outer membrane protein — translation MIPIKINKLPMLLAMLGIMLTSCSEQLNQPELNNNFAGGTDFSKTENMIFSLIGVYQAVNSRGWEQPLVVATRGDDVNAAGDQQGLKNQDRYVYDNSFFGSRTLWETYYTDIISAHTGMEQIERFMELADEDGIALGSRYIAEAKVLRSLLLFQLSQVYGAVFIPESSNLEDLADVTEVPSKDEVMQHISNQMDEAIPFLLDMRPNERTDLPGGVTRYTALMIKAAANQELENYQIVADATGQIISSGKFSLFLEFYELFKTPGKLSDESLFEFQYSDFGAGEGDRVSHLYAPYGPNSWTPTVKGASSGWGFFEPSMKYVEFMLDRGEEVRLETSVFFSQRGIDSLIAITDYTAATLPVFVSPTTRDGDTNTADVRSIFSSGKHYLPTNQLIPGRTDYGSNKNYIVFRYAETLLMHAEALLQGASSSAISADQAVNLVRERAGLAPLSGVTLDQVVDEKYAELAMEWGKRFFDMVRLERYDELSYEGRIFTQDKTFVTYHQDQIDEFPILGELTNN, via the coding sequence ATGATACCTATAAAAATTAACAAATTACCTATGCTTTTAGCTATGTTAGGTATAATGCTTACAAGCTGTTCGGAACAATTGAATCAACCAGAACTAAACAATAATTTTGCCGGAGGTACTGATTTTTCAAAGACTGAAAATATGATTTTTTCGCTTATTGGAGTTTATCAGGCCGTGAATTCTAGGGGGTGGGAGCAACCCTTGGTTGTGGCTACCAGAGGAGATGATGTGAACGCTGCAGGAGATCAGCAGGGACTTAAAAACCAAGATCGATATGTCTATGATAACTCCTTTTTCGGATCTAGAACTTTATGGGAAACTTATTACACCGATATCATCAGTGCTCATACAGGAATGGAGCAAATAGAGCGGTTTATGGAGTTGGCCGATGAAGACGGGATTGCCTTGGGAAGCCGTTATATCGCTGAAGCAAAGGTTTTGAGGTCGCTTTTGCTTTTTCAACTTTCCCAGGTCTACGGAGCCGTCTTTATTCCTGAATCTTCAAATCTTGAGGATTTGGCCGATGTAACCGAAGTGCCTAGCAAAGATGAGGTCATGCAGCATATTTCAAATCAAATGGATGAGGCCATTCCGTTTTTGCTGGATATGCGTCCAAATGAGCGTACAGATTTGCCCGGAGGTGTGACTAGATATACGGCATTAATGATTAAGGCGGCGGCAAATCAGGAATTAGAAAATTACCAGATAGTTGCCGATGCAACAGGCCAGATTATCAGTTCGGGGAAATTTAGTTTATTTCTAGAGTTTTATGAGCTATTTAAGACACCTGGAAAGTTGAGTGATGAAAGCCTTTTTGAATTTCAGTATTCGGATTTTGGTGCTGGAGAGGGAGATCGGGTAAGTCACCTTTATGCACCATATGGTCCCAATTCCTGGACACCGACAGTAAAAGGTGCCAGCTCTGGCTGGGGCTTTTTTGAACCAAGTATGAAATATGTCGAATTTATGTTGGATAGGGGAGAGGAAGTACGGTTGGAGACATCTGTATTTTTCAGTCAAAGAGGTATTGACAGCCTGATCGCAATTACTGATTATACCGCGGCAACACTACCAGTCTTTGTTTCTCCGACAACCAGAGATGGAGATACAAATACGGCTGATGTAAGATCAATATTTTCCAGTGGAAAACATTACTTACCCACCAATCAGCTGATTCCAGGACGTACCGATTATGGGAGTAACAAAAACTACATCGTTTTTCGCTATGCAGAAACACTCTTAATGCACGCGGAAGCTTTATTGCAAGGCGCCTCTAGTTCTGCTATCTCTGCAGATCAGGCCGTAAATTTAGTTAGGGAAAGAGCTGGGCTTGCTCCATTGAGTGGTGTTACCTTGGATCAGGTAGTAGACGAAAAATACGCAGAGCTTGCCATGGAATGGGGCAAGCGGTTTTTTGATATGGTCAGGTTGGAAAGATATGATGAACTGAGTTATGAAGGTCGAATATTTACTCAGGATAAAACCTTCGTTACTTATCATCAGGATCAAATTGATGAATTTCCCATTTTGGGCGAACTAACAAATAACTAA
- a CDS encoding LuxR C-terminal-related transcriptional regulator — MIQGDRKMKDFNFRSTINLFLLISCFSTGASAYNSDAIIRNFSKETYRASSQNWSVEYGVDGSLYFANHRGLLEFDGINWELYKLPNETILRCVKIAADSTIYTSGYRELGYWKKDLTGHLQYFSLNEQASQYFTDNEEFWNISILENEVYFRSFTNILHYTNDSIVKVESPGFINNMHRVRDDILLASEEFGISKIENNQTVPIIEGSVFNGMTPRFMLPYKEDQLMIGTKSNGIFIWDGNQLKQWNEKWTAHFRKNEVNRGYITSKGYLIVGTILDGIIIFDQEGNYLNRHNTSNGLQNNTVLGITTDRFNNIWLALDGGIDFISENQNFGFIIEKIPEIGAVYDAAIFEDKIYLGTNQGLFERDIYDTNAHYQLVPESQNQVWFCNVIDDQLFAGHNDGTLIIKNDIQKFVSRQSGAFTIRQDPLNPNLFFESTYSDIVRLKKQNNKFTQDGIVKNFVDLIRFLEIDHLGDIWASHMHRGVFKLQLNDERDSVITSKYYGENSVFGKDHSIHVFKIENRIVFTTEERLYTYNDLSDTIIPYQFLNEQLGEFKQAKRIIPALDHHYWFITKSDIGLYQIFNNTVKFIKNYPRSLFVSNELIDDFENIFPLTATKAIVCLENGIAQLDAAVSDSSSMISEFKPRLRSLTFNGNRGQTLKGTITENKIFVKYKYHNIQLSYAFPYFTHTPIYFQSFLKGLDQNWSKKTTIPDFSFDRIPSGEYELLVKASDQWGNESQFSSFQIEIAPPWYLTNYAKASYLFTFIALMFGVRSWSINKTKKKERLQHQKKERELIQLRNEKLRNEIQHKSKELANSTMAIIKKNEFLIEIKQIIAKQKEQLGSRYPDKFYYQLSRKIEENISSYDDWQVFEMNFERAHEQFLNKIKEMHPELTSKDLRLCAYLRMNLSSKEIAPLLGISVRGVENHRYRVRKKMKLEHDEKLIDFILEL; from the coding sequence ATGATCCAAGGAGATAGAAAAATGAAGGACTTTAATTTCCGATCAACCATTAACTTGTTCTTGCTAATCTCTTGCTTCTCAACAGGAGCATCTGCATACAATTCAGATGCAATTATCAGAAACTTTTCGAAAGAAACCTATCGAGCATCAAGCCAGAATTGGTCAGTTGAGTATGGAGTTGATGGCTCATTATATTTTGCAAACCACCGAGGTCTTCTTGAATTTGACGGTATCAACTGGGAATTATACAAATTACCAAACGAAACGATACTACGCTGCGTGAAAATTGCGGCTGACTCTACAATCTACACGAGCGGGTATCGGGAACTGGGTTATTGGAAAAAAGACTTGACTGGACATTTGCAATATTTTTCGCTTAACGAACAGGCAAGTCAATACTTCACCGACAATGAAGAATTCTGGAACATCTCAATTCTGGAAAACGAAGTTTATTTCAGATCATTCACCAACATACTCCATTACACGAACGACAGCATAGTAAAAGTAGAAAGTCCCGGTTTTATCAACAACATGCACCGCGTAAGAGATGATATTTTGCTTGCTTCAGAGGAATTTGGAATCTCGAAAATTGAGAATAACCAGACTGTTCCAATCATTGAAGGTTCAGTTTTTAATGGAATGACTCCTCGATTTATGCTCCCTTACAAAGAAGACCAATTAATGATTGGGACAAAATCAAATGGTATTTTTATTTGGGACGGGAACCAGCTAAAACAATGGAATGAAAAATGGACAGCACATTTTCGAAAAAACGAGGTTAACCGGGGCTACATCACTTCAAAAGGCTATCTCATCGTCGGGACAATTCTAGATGGGATTATTATTTTCGATCAGGAGGGGAATTACCTAAACAGACACAACACATCTAATGGACTACAAAACAACACCGTATTGGGAATTACAACTGATCGTTTTAACAATATATGGTTGGCTCTAGACGGCGGTATTGATTTTATATCCGAGAACCAAAACTTTGGATTTATTATCGAGAAAATTCCAGAGATAGGAGCTGTATATGATGCTGCAATTTTCGAAGATAAAATTTACCTGGGCACGAATCAGGGATTATTTGAACGAGACATTTATGATACCAATGCCCATTATCAGCTTGTTCCTGAATCTCAAAATCAGGTCTGGTTTTGTAACGTAATTGACGATCAACTATTTGCTGGGCACAACGATGGCACTTTAATTATAAAAAACGACATCCAAAAGTTTGTATCGCGACAATCAGGCGCTTTTACCATCAGACAAGACCCACTGAATCCGAACCTTTTTTTTGAATCAACCTATTCGGACATAGTAAGACTAAAAAAGCAGAATAATAAATTTACACAAGATGGAATCGTTAAAAACTTTGTGGATCTTATTCGCTTTCTAGAGATCGATCATTTAGGTGATATTTGGGCGAGCCATATGCACCGTGGCGTATTCAAACTTCAACTTAATGATGAGCGAGACAGCGTCATTACATCCAAATATTATGGAGAAAACTCAGTGTTTGGAAAGGATCATTCTATTCATGTTTTCAAAATTGAAAACCGGATTGTTTTCACAACCGAAGAACGCCTGTACACATACAATGACTTGTCTGATACAATAATTCCTTATCAGTTTCTAAATGAGCAATTGGGAGAATTCAAACAGGCTAAGCGTATTATTCCAGCGCTCGATCACCACTATTGGTTTATAACAAAATCTGATATTGGTTTATACCAAATTTTCAATAACACTGTGAAATTTATAAAGAACTATCCTCGGTCCTTGTTTGTTTCGAATGAACTCATTGATGATTTTGAAAACATTTTCCCACTCACAGCAACTAAAGCGATAGTTTGCCTTGAAAATGGAATTGCTCAGTTGGATGCTGCCGTGTCTGACTCAAGTTCAATGATCAGTGAATTCAAGCCCAGATTGAGATCATTAACATTTAACGGCAATCGAGGACAAACACTAAAAGGTACAATTACAGAAAACAAGATATTCGTCAAATACAAGTACCATAATATTCAGCTCAGTTATGCCTTTCCTTACTTTACCCACACGCCAATCTATTTTCAATCATTTTTAAAAGGGCTCGATCAAAACTGGTCGAAAAAAACAACAATTCCAGACTTTTCATTCGATCGAATACCCTCCGGCGAATATGAATTGTTGGTAAAAGCATCTGACCAATGGGGAAATGAAAGTCAGTTCAGCTCATTTCAGATTGAAATTGCTCCACCTTGGTATTTAACTAATTATGCTAAGGCAAGTTATCTATTTACTTTCATTGCACTCATGTTTGGTGTTCGAAGTTGGAGCATTAATAAAACAAAGAAAAAGGAGCGCTTACAACATCAAAAAAAAGAACGCGAACTTATCCAGCTTCGGAATGAGAAATTACGAAATGAAATACAGCACAAAAGCAAAGAATTGGCGAACTCCACCATGGCGATTATAAAAAAGAATGAATTCCTAATTGAAATTAAACAGATTATTGCAAAGCAGAAAGAGCAACTTGGCTCAAGATATCCCGATAAATTCTACTACCAGCTTTCGCGCAAAATAGAAGAAAATATTTCGAGCTATGATGACTGGCAAGTGTTTGAGATGAATTTTGAACGAGCACACGAACAGTTTTTGAATAAAATTAAAGAAATGCATCCTGAATTAACCTCAAAAGATCTACGGTTGTGTGCTTACCTTCGGATGAACTTATCATCAAAAGAAATCGCTCCATTACTAGGTATATCAGTTCGAGGAGTTGAGAATCATCGATATCGGGTTCGTAAAAAAATGAAACTCGAACACGATGAAAAATTAATAGATTTCATTTTAGAGCTTTAA
- a CDS encoding glucoamylase family protein: MKHIILGGMMLLVVFACSIKGSKKGEANNKKDTAYSNEQLLDTVQYQTFQYFWNGAEPTSGLARERIHLDGVYPQNDQQVVTLGGSGFGLMAILVGVERGFITRERALERYQKIVDYLAKSDRFHGAWPHWLDGPTGKVKPFGKKDDGGDLVETAFMIQGLLTVAEYFKDGNAGEQQLVADIQELWEEVEWDWYTKNGEDVLYWHWSPTYDWEMNFPVGGYNECLIMYVLAASSPTHPIEPSVYHKGWARNGAIAHETTYYGLSTVLDFYEHNDDPIGPLFWAHYSYLGLKPRGLSDQYADYWKLNRNHALIHYRYALDNPKDYEGYGENQWGMTSSYSMRGYAGHRPGKMDLGVISPTAALSSFPYTPDESMNVLKYLYLEADSLVGQYGPYDAYSQENDWYLPRYLAIDQGPIAVMIENYRTGLFWDLFMKNKDVQVGLERLGFEFK, encoded by the coding sequence ATGAAACATATTATATTAGGAGGAATGATGTTGTTGGTTGTTTTTGCTTGCTCAATTAAAGGAAGTAAGAAGGGAGAAGCCAATAACAAAAAAGATACTGCGTATTCAAACGAGCAGCTTCTCGATACGGTTCAGTATCAAACATTCCAGTATTTCTGGAATGGTGCTGAACCAACTTCCGGTTTGGCGCGCGAACGCATTCACCTGGATGGTGTGTATCCGCAAAACGACCAGCAGGTCGTTACGCTGGGCGGATCAGGCTTCGGGTTGATGGCTATTCTGGTAGGAGTTGAACGAGGGTTTATTACACGGGAGCGAGCTTTGGAGCGTTATCAGAAAATTGTGGATTATCTGGCTAAGTCCGATCGTTTTCATGGTGCTTGGCCGCATTGGCTGGACGGACCAACCGGTAAAGTAAAGCCTTTTGGTAAAAAAGATGACGGTGGCGATTTAGTGGAAACCGCATTTATGATCCAGGGACTTTTAACGGTTGCCGAATACTTTAAGGATGGAAATGCCGGAGAGCAGCAATTGGTTGCAGATATTCAAGAACTTTGGGAAGAAGTAGAGTGGGACTGGTACACCAAAAATGGAGAAGACGTACTCTATTGGCATTGGTCTCCAACTTATGACTGGGAAATGAACTTCCCTGTTGGAGGATATAATGAATGCCTGATCATGTATGTTTTGGCAGCTTCATCTCCAACACATCCAATCGAGCCAAGTGTTTACCACAAAGGGTGGGCACGAAATGGAGCTATTGCCCATGAGACCACTTATTATGGCTTAAGCACAGTGTTAGATTTTTATGAGCATAACGATGATCCGATTGGGCCACTTTTTTGGGCACACTATTCTTACCTCGGATTAAAACCCAGAGGCTTGTCTGATCAGTATGCCGACTATTGGAAACTCAATCGAAACCATGCTTTGATTCATTACCGGTATGCGCTTGATAATCCGAAAGACTATGAAGGTTACGGAGAAAATCAGTGGGGAATGACTTCCAGCTATTCCATGCGTGGATATGCCGGGCATCGTCCGGGAAAAATGGATCTTGGAGTAATTTCTCCAACAGCTGCTTTGTCATCATTTCCATATACTCCGGATGAATCGATGAACGTACTGAAATACTTGTACCTCGAAGCGGATTCATTGGTAGGTCAATATGGACCTTACGATGCATACAGTCAGGAGAATGACTGGTATTTACCAAGATATCTAGCTATCGATCAAGGGCCAATCGCTGTGATGATTGAAAACTATCGAACCGGTTTATTTTGGGATTTATTTATGAAAAATAAAGATGTTCAAGTGGGGTTGGAACGATTAGGGTTTGAATTTAAATAG